One Rhododendron vialii isolate Sample 1 chromosome 2a, ASM3025357v1 genomic region harbors:
- the LOC131317072 gene encoding uncharacterized protein LOC131317072 — protein MKNTHDVAAMTWDRFEEIFLDKYFPTPVKQALASEFMNLEQGTMTVTQYTARFEELSRYGAKIIPTDDDKARKFEWGLNETRRAVVAQTLPTYSQVVQCALKMERESLDFKTRREQKKAIPAVGGPIRTNPDNRSASTSQPYHQTTPACNRYNPTQLGETPIQEEGHIRRNCPKWNGAGNYGGPPQNQVRTTGLGNQNQNQARPVWNGNQPGGQNQPRGGWNQPPTRPFQNRGPNGPIQPNAGRVFALQGTEEEMDPAVIQGTLTLFTTCVQALFDSGASHSFISATCVSTLGLETEPLKTTMHVTSPLGGNIPVVLICKGCELEVSNLRLTCDLRVIEMTDFDVIFGMDWLTTHRAVIDCHRKMVTAYSPEGTCLKFKGDRQDPSAPYAYKTKWHRKLTGWLASLTSEETDRMELGLPHVVREYKDVFLEELPGLPPPRELDYTIELQPGTTPISMAPY, from the exons ATGAAAAACACCCATGATGTGGCAGCAATGACTTGGGACAGGTTCGAAGAAATTTTCCTTGACAAGTACTTTCCAACACCTGTCAAACAAGCATTGGCCTCGGAATTCATGAATCTCGAGCAGGGCACAATGACTGTGACCCAGTACACAGCACGGTTTGAAGAGCTGTCTCGCTATGGTGCAAAAATAATACCGACAGATGATGACAAGGCAAGAAAATTTGAGTGGGGACTTAATGAGACACGCCGAGCGGTGGTGGCGCAAACGCTTCCCACCTACTCCCAAGTGGTGCAATGCGCACttaagatggagagagaaagcttGGATTTCAAGACAAGGCGTGAGCAAAAGAAGGCAATACCTGCAGTTGGAGGACCTATCCGCACCAACCCTGACAACAGGAGTGCCTCAACCTCCCAACCCTACCACCAAACTACCCCCGCCTGCAACCGATACAACCCAACCCAGCTTGGAGAAACCCCAATCCAGG AAGAGGGACATATCAGGAGGAATTGTCCTAAGTGGAATGGCGCTGGAAACTATGGAGGACCGCCGCAAAATCAGGTCAGGACTACAGGACTtggaaatcagaatcagaatcaaGCTAGGCCGGTTTGGAATGGTAACCAACCTGGAGGACAGAACCAGCCTCGGGGTGGGTGGAACCAACCGCCAACTCGCCCTTTCCAGAACAGAGGACCAAACGGGCCAATCCAGCCCAATGCTGGAAGAGTGTTTGCACTGCAAGGAACAGAAGAAGAGATGGACCCTGCAGTAATCCAAGGTACCCTCACTCTTTTTACTACATGCGTTCAAGcattatttgattctggagcttCGCACTCATTCATATCTGCCACATGTGTATCTACACTTGGATTAGAAACTGAACCTCTAAAGACAACTATGCATGTGACCTCACCACTAGGGGGTAATATTCCGGTAGTACTAATTTGTAAAGGGTGCGAACTAGAGGTATCGAACTTGCGGTTAACATGCGACTTACGAGTAATCGAAATGACGGACTTTGACGTCATATTCGGAATGGACTGGTTGACTACACACCGAGctgtcatagactgccatcgaAAGATGGTGACAGCTTATTCGCCAGAAGGAACGTGTCTcaagtttaagggggatagacaagacCCTTCTGCACCCTACGCGTACAAAACGAAGTGGCATAGGAAGCTTACTGGATGGTTAGCAAGTCTCACATCGGAGGAAACGGACCGAATGGAGTTGGGCCTCCCTCACGTCGTCCGCGAGTACAAGGACGTATTTCTAGAAGAATTACCAGGATTACCGCCACCAAGGGAATTGGATTACACCATCGAGCTGCAACCCGGCACGACTCCAATTTCGATGGCCCCGTATTGA